A single Streptomyces sp. Edi2 DNA region contains:
- a CDS encoding YraN family protein, whose protein sequence is MTAAKPADTRRRALGRYGEDLAARRLIEAGMRILDRNWRCRDGEIDIVAADGDALVVCEVKTRRAGWYEHPMAAVRPEKTARLRLLAERWLERHGGPPPGGVRIDVVGVLLPARGAPVVQHVRGAA, encoded by the coding sequence CTGACGGCGGCCAAACCGGCCGACACCCGGCGGCGCGCACTCGGCCGCTATGGCGAGGACCTGGCCGCCCGGCGGCTCATCGAGGCCGGTATGCGCATCCTGGACCGCAACTGGCGCTGCCGCGACGGAGAGATCGACATCGTCGCCGCCGACGGCGACGCCCTGGTGGTCTGCGAGGTCAAAACCCGCCGCGCCGGCTGGTACGAACACCCCATGGCGGCCGTACGTCCCGAGAAGACCGCCCGCCTGCGGCTACTGGCGGAACGCTGGCTCGAACGGCACGGTGGCCCGCCACCCGGAGGCGTACGGATCGATGTGGTCGGTGTCCTCCTGCCGGCCCGCGGCGCCCCGGTCGTCCAGCACGTCCGAGGGGCGGCCTGA
- the lepB gene encoding signal peptidase I, giving the protein MSSNTERRTDGRGRTTGSVLSGLAVAVGCVLFLGGFVWAALIYRPYTVPTDSMTPTIAVGARVLAEKVDGSEIRRGDIVVFKDSTWGNQPMVKRVVGVGGDKVSCCTEQGRLTINGTPVEEPYLQGSGPASPIGFKAKVPTGQLFLLGDHRSDSLDSRVHLTDGDHGSVPRSAVNARVDARAWPLGSVGVMQRPAAFSAFPGGTSQPGPVRPITFAVVAGAVLILVGAAYGPLARRRARKGA; this is encoded by the coding sequence ATGAGCAGCAATACGGAACGCAGGACCGACGGCCGCGGCCGGACGACGGGCAGTGTGCTGTCCGGTCTGGCCGTGGCCGTCGGCTGTGTGCTGTTCCTGGGCGGCTTCGTATGGGCGGCGCTGATCTACCGCCCCTATACGGTGCCGACCGACTCGATGACGCCGACGATCGCGGTCGGGGCGCGGGTCCTGGCGGAGAAGGTCGACGGCTCCGAGATACGCCGCGGCGACATCGTCGTCTTCAAGGACTCCACCTGGGGCAACCAGCCGATGGTCAAGCGCGTCGTCGGCGTCGGCGGTGACAAGGTCTCCTGCTGCACCGAGCAGGGTCGGCTGACCATCAACGGAACCCCCGTCGAAGAACCGTATCTGCAGGGCAGCGGACCCGCGTCACCCATCGGCTTCAAGGCAAAGGTCCCCACCGGCCAGCTCTTCCTGCTCGGTGACCACCGCAGCGACTCCCTCGACTCCCGCGTCCACCTCACCGATGGCGACCACGGCTCGGTACCGCGCAGCGCCGTCAACGCCCGGGTCGACGCGCGCGCCTGGCCGCTCGGCAGCGTCGGCGTGATGCAGCGCCCGGCGGCCTTCTCCGCCTTCCCCGGCGGCACCTCGCAGCCCGGCCCGGTGCGACCCATCACCTTCGCGGTGGTCGCCGGCGCGGTCCTCATCCTCGTCGGTGCGGCCTACGGGCCCCTGGCCCGGCGTAGGGCGCGCAAGGGTGCCTGA
- the lepB gene encoding signal peptidase I, with product MAVGARSGTEEPEEPAGRGETTRPAASSVHQSPARSGAQAQSSPSADPSDTSDTLDMSAGKEESGGMKKAKKPRAFWKELPILIGIALLLALLIKTFLVQAFSIPSDSMQDTLQRGDRVLVDKLTPWFGSKPQRGEVVVFHDPGGWLNETPTPEPNPVQKVLSFIGLMPSAEEKDLIKRVIAVGGDTVECHGTGPVKVNGKALDEDSYVFPGATPCGDRAFGPIHVPKGRIWVMGDHRDDSLDSRYHQNLKGNGTVSENEVVGRAFTIAWPINRWATLPVPDTFDQPGINKAMAATPAALGLAGAVPIVIWRRRRLTGTRNPR from the coding sequence TTGGCGGTCGGCGCGCGGTCCGGAACCGAAGAGCCCGAAGAGCCGGCAGGACGTGGTGAGACCACGCGGCCGGCGGCGAGTTCCGTGCATCAGTCACCAGCTCGGTCAGGGGCGCAGGCCCAGAGTTCACCTTCGGCGGACCCTTCGGACACGTCCGATACGTTGGACATGTCAGCGGGCAAGGAGGAGAGCGGCGGCATGAAGAAGGCCAAGAAGCCGCGCGCCTTCTGGAAGGAGCTGCCGATCCTCATCGGGATCGCGCTGCTCCTCGCGCTGCTGATCAAGACATTCCTGGTACAGGCGTTCTCGATCCCGTCCGACTCGATGCAGGACACCCTGCAGCGCGGGGACCGGGTTCTGGTCGACAAGCTGACGCCGTGGTTCGGCTCCAAGCCGCAGCGCGGCGAAGTCGTCGTCTTCCACGACCCGGGCGGCTGGCTGAACGAGACGCCGACCCCTGAGCCCAACCCCGTACAGAAGGTCCTCAGCTTCATCGGCCTGATGCCCTCGGCCGAGGAGAAGGACCTGATCAAGCGGGTGATCGCGGTCGGCGGCGACACGGTCGAGTGCCATGGCACCGGCCCCGTCAAGGTCAACGGCAAGGCGCTCGACGAAGACTCGTACGTCTTCCCCGGGGCCACGCCCTGCGGCGACCGCGCGTTCGGCCCGATCCACGTTCCCAAGGGCCGGATCTGGGTCATGGGCGACCATCGCGACGACTCCCTCGACTCCCGCTACCACCAGAACCTCAAGGGCAACGGCACGGTCTCGGAGAACGAGGTCGTCGGCCGGGCGTTCACCATTGCCTGGCCCATCAACCGCTGGGCGACGCTGCCCGTGCCGGACACCTTCGACCAGCCCGGAATCAACAAGGCCATGGCGGCGACGCCGGCGGCCCTCGGCCTGGCCGGTGCGGTGCCGATCGTGATCTGGCGCCGCCGGAGGCTGACCGGAACACGTAACCCCAGGTAA
- a CDS encoding DUF2469 domain-containing protein — protein MSAEDLEKYETEMELKLYREYRDVVGLFKYVIETERRFYLTNDYEMQVHSVQGEVFFEVSMADAWVWDMYRPARFVKQVRVLTFKDVNIEELNKSDLDLPGS, from the coding sequence ATGAGCGCCGAGGACCTCGAGAAGTACGAGACCGAGATGGAGCTGAAGCTCTACCGGGAGTACCGCGACGTCGTCGGACTGTTCAAATATGTGATCGAGACCGAGCGGCGTTTCTACCTCACCAATGACTACGAGATGCAGGTGCACTCGGTTCAGGGAGAGGTGTTCTTCGAGGTGTCGATGGCCGACGCCTGGGTCTGGGACATGTACCGCCCGGCCCGCTTCGTCAAGCAGGTGCGCGTCCTCACGTTCAAGGACGTGAACATCGAAGAGCTCAACAAGAGCGACCTGGATCTTCCGGGGAGCTGA
- a CDS encoding YifB family Mg chelatase-like AAA ATPase — protein MGFARTCSVALVGVEGVVVEVQADLEPGVAAFTLVGLPDKSLIESRERVRAAVVNSGTEWPQKKLTVGLSPASVPKGGSGFDLAVACAVLGAAERLDPRELTDLMMIGELGLDGRVRPVRGVLPAVLAAADAGYRQVVVPEQTAAEASLVPGVSVLGVRSLRQLIAVLADEPVPDEEDPREEGRPDPLLAGLVMPGTGVSAGLPTGGHTPDLADVAGQHSARRALEVAAAGRHHIFFKSPPGAGKTMLAERLPGLLPRLSPKESLEVTAVHSVAGTLPPGQPLLHRPPYCAPHHSATMASLVGGGTGLPRPGAVSLAHHGVLFVDEAAECSPRVLDALRQPLESGQVVVARAAGMMRMPARFLLALAANPCPCGRHGTPGGDCECRPSSIRRYRARLSGPLMDRVDLRIAVQPVARSELVALGRGAESTATVAERVHAARERAAARLADTPWRTNSEVPGHELRTRWQVDPGALAPAERDLECGLLTARGLDRVLRVAWTAADLSGRDRPTGEDVNWALELRTGVRRGAPTAAGGGGGKRTATTTAAQPQGQV, from the coding sequence ATGGGATTCGCCCGGACCTGCTCCGTCGCGCTGGTGGGCGTCGAAGGCGTCGTCGTCGAGGTCCAGGCCGACCTGGAACCCGGCGTCGCGGCCTTCACCCTCGTCGGACTGCCTGACAAGAGTCTCATCGAGTCCCGCGAGCGGGTGCGGGCCGCGGTCGTGAACTCCGGCACCGAGTGGCCGCAGAAGAAGCTCACCGTCGGCCTCAGCCCGGCATCCGTGCCCAAAGGCGGCAGCGGCTTCGACCTGGCCGTGGCCTGCGCGGTCCTCGGCGCCGCCGAACGCCTCGACCCCCGCGAACTCACCGACCTGATGATGATCGGCGAACTGGGCCTGGACGGCCGGGTCCGTCCCGTACGCGGAGTGCTGCCCGCCGTACTGGCCGCCGCCGACGCCGGATACCGCCAGGTCGTCGTCCCGGAGCAGACCGCGGCCGAGGCCTCGCTGGTCCCCGGCGTCTCCGTCCTCGGCGTCCGCAGCCTGCGCCAGCTCATCGCCGTCCTCGCCGACGAACCGGTACCCGACGAGGAAGATCCCCGCGAAGAAGGGCGCCCCGACCCGCTGCTCGCCGGGCTGGTGATGCCCGGCACCGGCGTCAGCGCGGGCCTGCCGACCGGTGGCCACACCCCCGACCTCGCGGACGTCGCCGGACAGCACAGCGCCCGCCGCGCCCTGGAGGTGGCCGCCGCCGGACGCCACCACATCTTCTTCAAAAGCCCGCCCGGCGCCGGCAAAACCATGCTCGCCGAACGCCTCCCGGGGCTGCTGCCACGACTGTCCCCCAAGGAATCCCTGGAGGTCACCGCCGTCCACTCGGTGGCCGGCACCCTCCCACCGGGACAGCCGCTCCTCCACCGGCCGCCCTACTGCGCCCCGCACCACTCCGCGACGATGGCATCCCTCGTGGGCGGCGGCACCGGACTGCCACGCCCCGGGGCCGTATCCCTGGCCCATCACGGTGTGCTGTTCGTGGACGAGGCCGCCGAGTGCAGCCCACGCGTCCTGGACGCGCTCCGCCAGCCATTGGAATCCGGCCAGGTCGTCGTCGCCCGCGCGGCGGGCATGATGCGCATGCCCGCCCGTTTCCTCCTCGCCCTTGCCGCCAACCCCTGCCCGTGCGGACGGCACGGCACCCCCGGCGGCGACTGCGAATGCCGGCCGTCGTCCATCCGGCGCTACCGAGCCCGGCTCTCCGGGCCCCTGATGGACCGGGTGGACCTCCGGATCGCCGTCCAACCGGTCGCCCGCTCGGAACTGGTCGCCCTCGGCCGCGGCGCCGAATCCACCGCGACCGTCGCCGAACGCGTCCACGCCGCCCGCGAGCGCGCCGCAGCCCGCCTCGCCGACACTCCATGGCGGACCAACAGCGAGGTGCCAGGCCATGAACTGCGCACCCGCTGGCAGGTCGACCCGGGCGCTCTGGCCCCGGCTGAACGTGACCTCGAATGCGGTCTCCTCACGGCCCGCGGCCTCGACCGAGTCCTCCGCGTCGCCTGGACCGCCGCCGACCTGTCCGGCCGCGACCGCCCCACCGGCGAAGACGTCAACTGGGCCCTGGAACTCCGCACGGGGGTACGCCGCGGCGCGCCGACAGCAGCGGGCGGGGGCGGGGGCAAGCGCACGGCCACGACGACCGCCGCCCAACCGCAGGGACAGGTGTGA
- a CDS encoding RNA-binding protein, whose amino-acid sequence MLEEALEHLVKGIVDNPDDVQVASRTLRRGRVLEVRVHPEDLGKVIGRNGRTARALRTVVGAIGGRGIRVDLVDVDQVS is encoded by the coding sequence ATGCTCGAGGAAGCCCTCGAGCACCTCGTCAAGGGCATCGTCGACAACCCCGATGACGTGCAGGTAGCCTCGCGCACCCTGCGCCGCGGGCGCGTGCTGGAGGTCCGGGTTCACCCGGAAGACCTCGGCAAGGTGATCGGCCGCAACGGCCGTACCGCCCGTGCCCTGCGGACCGTCGTGGGCGCCATCGGCGGCCGGGGCATCCGCGTCGACCTCGTCGACGTGGACCAGGTCAGCTGA
- the rimM gene encoding ribosome maturation factor RimM (Essential for efficient processing of 16S rRNA), which produces MQLVVARIGRAHGIKGEVTVEVRTDEPELRLGPGAVLATEPSSVGPLTITAGRVHSGRLLLRFEGVADRTAAEALRNTLLIAEVDPEEVPEDPEEFYDHQLMDLDVVTRDGTVVGRISEISHLPYQDLLVVQRPDGSEVLVPFVSEIVPEIDLEEQRAVIDPPPGLLDDSQADIAGSRGDS; this is translated from the coding sequence GTGCAGTTGGTAGTGGCACGGATCGGCCGCGCCCACGGCATCAAGGGCGAGGTCACGGTAGAGGTGCGCACCGACGAGCCCGAACTGCGGCTCGGCCCGGGCGCCGTCCTCGCCACCGAACCGTCCTCCGTCGGACCGCTGACCATCACGGCCGGCCGGGTGCACAGCGGCCGGCTGCTGCTGCGCTTCGAGGGCGTCGCGGACCGCACGGCCGCCGAGGCGCTGCGCAACACCCTGCTGATCGCGGAGGTCGACCCCGAGGAAGTCCCCGAGGACCCCGAGGAGTTCTACGACCACCAGCTGATGGACCTCGATGTCGTCACCCGCGACGGCACCGTCGTCGGCCGGATCTCCGAGATCTCCCACCTGCCCTACCAGGACCTGCTGGTCGTCCAGCGGCCCGACGGCAGTGAGGTGCTGGTCCCGTTCGTCTCCGAGATCGTGCCGGAGATCGACCTGGAGGAGCAGCGCGCGGTCATCGACCCGCCGCCCGGCCTCCTCGACGACAGCCAGGCGGACATCGCCGGCAGCCGCGGGGACAGCTGA
- the trmD gene encoding tRNA (guanosine(37)-N1)-methyltransferase TrmD produces MRLDVVTIFPEYLEPLNVSLVGKARARGQLDVRIHDLREWAHDKHNTVDDTPYGGGPGMVMKPEPWGEALDTILASGEGAPVIVVPTPSGAPFTQQLAVELSAKPWLVFTPARYEGIDRRVIEEYGDRVEVREVSIGDYVLAGGEAPVLVMVEAVARLLPGVLGNAASHQDDSFAPGAMADLLEGPVYTKPPEWRGRGIPEVLLSGHHGKIARWRRDEAFRRTDLNRPDLIERADPAAFDKHDRAILAALGWSAGEDGRFGRTTGAVEE; encoded by the coding sequence ATGCGGCTCGATGTCGTCACGATCTTCCCGGAGTACCTCGAACCGCTGAACGTCTCCCTCGTCGGCAAGGCGCGCGCCCGCGGGCAGCTCGATGTGCGCATCCACGACCTGCGGGAATGGGCCCACGACAAGCACAACACCGTCGACGACACCCCCTACGGCGGCGGCCCCGGCATGGTCATGAAGCCCGAGCCGTGGGGCGAGGCGCTGGATACGATCCTCGCCTCCGGTGAGGGCGCACCGGTGATCGTCGTGCCCACCCCGAGCGGCGCCCCCTTCACCCAGCAGCTCGCCGTCGAGCTCTCGGCCAAGCCCTGGCTGGTGTTCACCCCGGCCCGCTACGAGGGCATCGACCGCCGCGTCATCGAGGAGTACGGCGACCGCGTCGAGGTCCGCGAGGTCTCCATCGGCGACTACGTCCTGGCCGGCGGAGAGGCACCGGTGCTGGTCATGGTCGAGGCGGTGGCCCGGCTGCTGCCCGGCGTCCTCGGCAACGCCGCCTCCCACCAGGACGACTCCTTCGCCCCCGGCGCGATGGCCGACCTCCTGGAGGGCCCCGTCTACACCAAGCCTCCCGAGTGGCGCGGCCGGGGCATCCCCGAGGTGCTGCTCAGCGGCCACCACGGCAAGATCGCCCGCTGGCGCCGTGACGAGGCCTTCCGCCGCACCGACCTCAACCGCCCCGATCTGATCGAGCGCGCCGACCCCGCCGCGTTCGACAAGCACGACCGCGCGATCCTGGCCGCTCTGGGCTGGTCAGCGGGCGAGGACGGCCGATTTGGGCGGACGACCGGGGCCGTGGAAGAATAG
- the lepB gene encoding signal peptidase I, producing the protein MGSRGRPRHGGKGTARPGRGADSPRRGRGGPGPGPDAPYSDSGAYGDTQETGGSDGSRAGGTATGRRAGRTGTGGRAERRRMARRIKRRRQRSYLKEIPILVGVALAIALVLKTFLVQAFVIPSGSMEQTIKIGDRVLVDKLTPWFGSKPARGDVVVFKDPGGWLKGEQNKPPADGGAFQPVKDAMTFIGLLPSADEQDLIKRVVAVGGDTVKCCDEQGKVTVNGTPLTEPYIHPGNPPSTLKFTVNVPTGRIFVMGDHRSNSADSRFHLDEPYRGTVSEDGVVGRAVVIGWPFSHWRRLEEPDTFTTVHDAPGAKASAAGAPHRLSPESLTVLPTPAELPLVMGVVGLRRLTGRRVRGVRSRCGGLGGRRAVRNRRARRAGRTW; encoded by the coding sequence ATGGGTAGCCGCGGACGCCCCCGCCACGGCGGCAAGGGCACCGCCCGGCCCGGAAGGGGCGCCGACAGCCCCCGGCGGGGCCGGGGCGGGCCGGGGCCCGGCCCCGACGCCCCGTACAGCGACAGCGGGGCGTACGGCGACACTCAGGAAACCGGCGGGAGCGACGGCTCCCGGGCGGGCGGGACCGCGACCGGCAGGCGGGCGGGACGGACCGGGACGGGTGGCCGGGCCGAGCGGCGGCGTATGGCGCGGCGCATCAAGCGCCGCAGACAACGCTCCTACCTCAAGGAAATCCCCATCCTCGTCGGCGTGGCGCTGGCCATCGCCCTCGTCCTGAAGACCTTCCTCGTCCAGGCCTTCGTCATCCCGTCCGGCTCCATGGAGCAGACGATCAAGATCGGCGACCGGGTGCTGGTCGACAAGCTGACGCCGTGGTTCGGCTCCAAGCCGGCGCGCGGCGATGTGGTGGTCTTCAAGGACCCCGGAGGCTGGCTCAAGGGCGAACAGAACAAGCCCCCCGCCGACGGCGGCGCCTTCCAGCCGGTCAAGGACGCCATGACCTTCATCGGGCTGCTGCCGTCGGCCGACGAGCAGGACCTGATCAAGCGGGTCGTGGCGGTCGGCGGCGACACCGTCAAATGCTGCGACGAACAGGGCAAGGTCACCGTCAACGGCACCCCGCTGACCGAACCGTACATCCATCCGGGCAACCCGCCCTCCACGCTGAAGTTCACGGTGAACGTCCCCACCGGACGGATCTTCGTGATGGGCGACCACCGTTCCAACTCCGCGGATTCGCGCTTCCACCTGGACGAGCCGTACCGTGGCACGGTCTCGGAGGACGGCGTCGTGGGCCGGGCGGTGGTGATCGGCTGGCCGTTCAGCCACTGGCGGCGCCTGGAAGAGCCGGACACCTTCACGACCGTGCACGACGCGCCGGGCGCCAAGGCGTCGGCGGCAGGCGCTCCGCATAGGCTGTCCCCTGAGAGTTTGACCGTACTCCCGACCCCTGCGGAACTCCCGCTCGTTATGGGAGTGGTGGGCCTGCGCCGGTTGACGGGCAGGCGAGTGCGTGGAGTGAGGAGCAGATGTGGGGGACTTGGCGGTCGGCGCGCGGTCCGGAACCGAAGAGCCCGAAGAGCCGGCAGGACGTGGTGA
- a CDS encoding NUDIX hydrolase, with protein sequence MVRQVSRIVLLDPDDRILLLHGFEPARPTDRWWFTPGGGLEGTETHEEAARRELAEETGITDAVLGPVLWKRRCAFPFDGRRWEQDEWYYLGRADRTVTDTGGQTDLERRSVSGLRWWTSEELSASHETVYPTRLAELLRTLLDEGPPDAPVLLETERV encoded by the coding sequence TTGGTGCGCCAGGTCTCCCGCATCGTCCTGCTCGACCCCGACGACCGGATCCTGCTGCTCCACGGCTTCGAACCGGCCCGCCCCACCGACAGGTGGTGGTTCACCCCCGGTGGTGGCCTGGAAGGCACGGAGACCCATGAAGAGGCGGCCCGCCGCGAGCTCGCCGAGGAGACCGGCATCACCGACGCCGTCCTCGGCCCCGTCCTGTGGAAGCGCCGCTGCGCCTTCCCGTTCGACGGGCGGCGCTGGGAGCAGGACGAGTGGTATTACCTGGGAAGGGCCGACCGGACTGTCACCGACACCGGCGGGCAGACTGACCTGGAGCGACGCAGCGTCTCGGGACTGAGGTGGTGGACTTCGGAGGAACTGTCCGCCTCGCATGAGACGGTGTATCCAACCAGACTCGCCGAGCTGCTGCGCACGCTGCTCGACGAAGGGCCCCCTGATGCGCCGGTGCTCCTGGAGACCGAGCGGGTCTGA
- the rpsP gene encoding 30S ribosomal protein S16, whose product MAVKIKLKRLGKIRAPHYRIVIADSRTRRDGRAIEEIGLYHPVQNPSRIEVDSERVQYWLGVGAQPTEPVMAILKVTGDWQKFKGLPAPAPMKVAEPKADKRALFEAAAKDSGNEPKGEAITPKAKKADKKADEAAAESTSESTEA is encoded by the coding sequence GTGGCAGTCAAGATCAAGCTGAAGCGTCTGGGCAAGATCCGCGCGCCTCACTACCGCATCGTCATCGCCGACTCCCGTACCCGCCGTGACGGCCGGGCCATCGAGGAGATCGGCCTGTACCACCCGGTGCAGAACCCCTCGCGCATCGAGGTCGACTCCGAGCGTGTCCAGTACTGGCTGGGTGTCGGCGCGCAGCCGACCGAGCCCGTCATGGCCATTCTCAAGGTCACCGGCGACTGGCAGAAGTTCAAGGGCCTGCCGGCCCCGGCGCCCATGAAGGTCGCCGAGCCGAAGGCCGACAAGCGCGCCCTCTTCGAGGCCGCGGCCAAGGACTCCGGCAACGAGCCGAAGGGTGAGGCCATCACCCCGAAGGCAAAGAAGGCTGACAAGAAGGCGGACGAGGCTGCGGCCGAGTCCACCTCCGAGTCGACCGAGGCCTGA
- a CDS encoding methyltransferase domain-containing protein: MSPTLVRHQLPHSGSMRCDDPPVPAGSRARTRDWAEIQERMLVPLYEAAYDRLAVGPHTRLLGLGCGSGLALLLAAARGAQVSGVDADESRLELARERLTPDGMPEHTRLVSGGLEDAAPGDAAFNVVTAFHPVGCVSTVEGLTASLTAAAGLAERGSAVVLGGWGPVERCATAGLLRVAQRPAGPGDEDAAGSAGWWPSGRDDLEELAERAGLRPDGSGRVACPFGYADLASAVRGLLSTGLFDAALEAAEQRQVEKELAEALHPHQRADGTVWMPNVFRYLIARTR, encoded by the coding sequence ATGTCACCGACGCTCGTGCGGCACCAGCTTCCGCACTCCGGATCCATGCGCTGCGACGACCCTCCCGTTCCGGCCGGGTCACGGGCGCGCACCCGTGACTGGGCCGAGATCCAGGAGCGGATGCTGGTGCCGCTCTACGAGGCCGCGTACGACCGTCTGGCGGTCGGACCCCATACCCGCCTGCTGGGGCTGGGGTGTGGCTCCGGGCTGGCGCTGCTGCTCGCGGCGGCGCGGGGCGCGCAGGTCAGCGGGGTGGATGCGGACGAGTCCCGGCTGGAGCTGGCGCGTGAACGGCTTACGCCGGACGGCATGCCGGAGCACACCCGGCTGGTCAGCGGCGGCCTGGAGGACGCGGCGCCCGGCGACGCCGCCTTCAATGTGGTCACGGCCTTCCATCCGGTGGGCTGCGTGAGCACCGTCGAAGGGCTGACGGCGTCGCTCACCGCGGCGGCGGGGCTGGCGGAGCGCGGCAGTGCGGTGGTGCTGGGCGGCTGGGGCCCGGTGGAGCGGTGTGCCACGGCCGGGCTGCTGCGGGTGGCGCAGCGGCCGGCCGGTCCCGGGGACGAGGACGCCGCCGGTTCGGCCGGGTGGTGGCCCAGCGGCCGGGACGATCTGGAGGAACTGGCGGAGCGGGCCGGGCTGCGGCCCGATGGCTCGGGCCGGGTGGCCTGCCCGTTCGGGTACGCCGACCTGGCGAGCGCGGTGCGGGGGCTGCTGTCGACGGGGCTGTTCGACGCGGCGCTGGAGGCGGCCGAGCAGCGCCAGGTGGAGAAGGAGCTCGCGGAGGCACTGCATCCGCATCAGCGGGCGGACGGGACGGTGTGGATGCCGAATGTCTTCCGCTATCTGATCGCGCGGACGAGGTAG
- the rplS gene encoding 50S ribosomal protein L19, with product MHLLDSVDAASKRSDIPAFRPGDTVNVHVRVIEGNRSRVQQFKGVVIRRQGAGVRETFTVRKVSFSVGVERTFPVHTPIVEKIEVVTRGDVRRAKLYFLRELRGKAAKIKEKRDN from the coding sequence ATGCACCTTCTCGACTCCGTCGACGCCGCGTCGAAGCGCAGCGACATCCCGGCCTTCCGCCCGGGTGACACCGTCAACGTCCACGTCCGCGTCATCGAGGGCAACCGCTCCCGTGTGCAGCAGTTCAAGGGCGTTGTCATCCGCCGTCAGGGCGCCGGCGTGCGCGAGACCTTCACGGTCCGCAAGGTCAGCTTCTCCGTCGGCGTCGAGCGCACCTTCCCGGTGCACACCCCGATCGTCGAGAAGATCGAGGTCGTGACCCGCGGTGACGTCCGTCGCGCCAAGCTGTACTTCCTGCGCGAGCTCCGCGGCAAGGCCGCGAAGATCAAGGAGAAGCGCGACAACTGA
- the lepB gene encoding signal peptidase I, translating to MDTDAQLTERDPSPTPEQGPEQGSRSARLLARAAGLRQRPATLLALCLAFVLLLSAFVAQPFLIPSTSMENTLQVGDRVLVNKLAYRFGSEPARGDLVVFDGTGSFVHREQEENPVTGLLRGAGAALGLARPAETDYVKRVIGIGGDHVTCCDERGRIEVNGEPVNEAYLHPGDAPSSVDFDIVVPEGRLWVMGDHRARSSDSRDHLGDPGGGTVPVEKVIGRADLITWPASRWRTFEHPRSFDRIPAAAGPHG from the coding sequence ATGGACACCGACGCACAGCTCACGGAGCGCGACCCCTCTCCCACCCCCGAACAGGGGCCGGAGCAGGGGTCGCGCTCCGCGCGTTTGCTCGCCCGCGCGGCCGGGCTGCGCCAGCGGCCGGCCACCCTCCTCGCGCTCTGCCTGGCCTTCGTCCTGTTGCTCAGCGCATTCGTCGCGCAGCCTTTTCTGATTCCCAGCACCTCCATGGAGAACACCCTGCAGGTCGGGGACCGGGTGCTGGTCAACAAGCTGGCGTACCGTTTCGGCAGCGAGCCGGCGCGGGGCGATCTGGTGGTGTTCGACGGCACCGGCTCCTTCGTTCACAGGGAGCAGGAGGAGAATCCCGTCACGGGACTGCTGCGCGGAGCCGGCGCGGCGCTGGGCCTGGCCCGGCCAGCCGAGACCGACTACGTCAAGCGCGTGATCGGCATCGGCGGTGACCACGTGACCTGCTGCGACGAACGGGGGCGGATCGAAGTGAACGGTGAGCCCGTGAATGAGGCGTATCTCCACCCCGGGGACGCGCCGTCCTCGGTGGATTTCGACATCGTGGTGCCGGAGGGCAGGTTGTGGGTCATGGGGGACCACCGCGCCAGATCCAGTGACTCCCGCGACCACCTCGGCGACCCCGGCGGCGGCACGGTCCCGGTGGAGAAGGTCATCGGCCGCGCGGACCTGATCACCTGGCCGGCGAGCCGCTGGCGCACCTTCGAGCACCCACGATCCTTCGACCGGATACCCGCCGCGGCAGGCCCCCATGGGTAG